In Opitutaceae bacterium TAV5, one genomic interval encodes:
- a CDS encoding aminopeptidase — protein sequence MLLDPRFHDLAAGLTGFSCDLRKGERVLIDAFDVPDAMVIALVRAARARGAHPYVNLHRARITRELMLGAEETQFRPHAEVELKRMEMMDAYIALRGSDNIFESSDVPPERVQLFARLMKPVLDYRVNKTKWVVLRWPTPAMAQQAGLSTEAFEDFYFRVCTLDYRRMTPGMKALKTLMDRTDQVHIKGPGTDLRFSIKGIGSRECGGLRNIPDGEVFSCPVKDSVEGVVQYNTPTVYLGASFDNIRLVFKRGKIVEATSSNTKRLNEILDSDSGSRYIGEFALGFNPHIKEPMRDILFDEKIAGSFHFTPGQAYEGVGNGNKSQVHWDMVCIQRPEYGGGEIWFDGKLIRKDGFFVPKPLHKLNPEYLLGEK from the coding sequence ATGCTCCTCGATCCGCGCTTCCACGACCTCGCCGCCGGCCTTACCGGATTTTCCTGCGACCTTCGCAAAGGCGAACGCGTCCTCATCGACGCCTTCGATGTTCCCGACGCGATGGTCATCGCCCTCGTGCGCGCGGCCCGCGCCCGCGGTGCGCATCCGTACGTCAACCTCCACCGCGCCCGGATCACCCGCGAACTCATGCTCGGCGCCGAGGAAACCCAGTTCCGGCCCCACGCCGAAGTCGAGCTCAAGCGCATGGAAATGATGGATGCCTACATCGCCCTGCGCGGTTCCGACAACATCTTCGAGTCGTCCGACGTTCCCCCCGAGCGTGTGCAACTCTTCGCCCGCCTCATGAAGCCCGTCCTCGACTACCGGGTAAACAAGACCAAGTGGGTGGTCCTCCGCTGGCCCACTCCGGCGATGGCGCAACAGGCCGGCCTGAGCACCGAGGCGTTCGAGGATTTTTATTTCCGCGTCTGCACCCTCGACTACCGCCGCATGACGCCCGGCATGAAGGCGCTCAAGACCCTCATGGACCGCACCGACCAGGTGCATATCAAGGGGCCTGGCACCGACCTGCGTTTCTCGATCAAGGGCATCGGTTCGCGCGAATGCGGCGGCCTGCGCAACATCCCCGACGGCGAAGTATTTTCGTGCCCGGTGAAAGACAGCGTCGAAGGTGTCGTCCAGTACAACACGCCCACCGTTTATCTCGGCGCGTCGTTCGACAACATCCGGCTCGTCTTCAAGCGCGGCAAGATCGTCGAGGCCACGTCCAGCAACACGAAACGCCTCAACGAGATTCTCGATAGCGACAGCGGCTCGCGCTACATCGGCGAATTCGCGCTCGGCTTCAACCCGCACATCAAGGAGCCCATGCGCGACATCCTGTTCGACGAGAAGATTGCGGGCTCCTTTCATTTCACGCCCGGCCAGGCTTACGAAGGCGTCGGCAACGGCAACAAATCGCAGGTTCACTGGGACATGGTCTGCATCCAGCGCCCCGAGTACGGCGGCGGCGAAATCTGGTTCGACGGCAAACTGATCCGCAAGGACGGTTTCTTTGTCCCGAAGCCCCTGCACAAGCTGAACCCCGAGTACCTGCTGGGAGAAAAATGA
- a CDS encoding chromosome segregation protein SMC gives MHLKALKLHGFKSFADPTTLRFEPGVTAIVGPNGCGKSNVADSIRWVLGEQSAKALRGGKMQDVIFEGADTRKPAQMCEVSLVLTDCEKQLGSEFHEIEIMRRVYRDGGGEYFFNGQACRLKDIQKLFMDTGIGRTSYSIMAQGQIDQILSSKPEERRAVFEEAAGITKYKSQRKEALQKLALTDQNLVRVADVVGEVGRQIGSLRRQASKALRYKKLSWRLRHLALAHHGYHHAQVSATLATLEEQVIKLRASAETRRVHLQQQQSALEEQKAHRSRLNQRVQEAQQAVFDLRSEKEQAENAANLSQIKRTGLLERLESSRVNLNELEMQIRELATQVDSGAQDKQQQLTLLGSSDAVFQDRNRELGVVEAELQTLDQELQQTKFQLLQFESNVARLRTDATSYEVDQKTSAQRHEALAADVEAIRQQQAAAAQNVSDRAQQTEEAQVAISRARQESQDAQASLAELTREFRDAQKKLQEIDRVLAQRTARLKLLQQLQEKWEGFGEGAKAILQGRLAPALGGTTATPVSRDLEVRPEYAKAIESLLGSAVEAIHVADLATAQRILAELETGQIGAAVLQVAVPGIDQRPEAGPGGAGVQPVDGGEAAAHATPVAAPLPPGLQPAAAALADRDPELPPPPVVALLGSCYIADDLHAFLDYWHAHPDFQFLAVATRKGEIVDRRGLVFGGYSKKPGNSIVQREIDLRETARQLAEDQKQHDEQRAIIDAINARLAEAETTIEQKRQEVLDATEALASAQTEERSAGRAYEEIVTRATRMENELQALEAARHETQARFERAREQLAEGEQAVEAGRVRIHELETRTAELRTARDVKRETLAQARLELAEHRQRVEVLDRGLADMERRRSQLNEVHIQRQQEIETWTTQIDQLETEAEGQRARSAQIAETLVVAQQQVEQIRAELVEVERAIGSVESSQDGIRTDAEKSAADLNRCEIDLAQNQSRARFIEEDVQREFQIRVGTWDWRAMLYRHDDDPPDLQTLDLDEDDEDAPATSNSESGSDSGAGVSPADGEAAGSGGTGFQPVDGGEVAAAPSPSAATAETAAVPAPPVRRRRKRGPKSDPTEIDLEKIADAHTGDAAPAAWQAVKTEIDALRQRLAGMGAVNTGAIEEYAELKQRYDFLRTQSDDLTHAKADLLKTIDEINQTSMEQFQITFDQIKKNFIYTFQTLFGGGVANLELVVTDDILESGIEITAQPPGTKLKSITLLSGGQKTLTAVALLFALYMVKPSPFCLLDELDAPLDESNIGRFTDLLKKFIDSSQFIIITHNKRTVAAAHAIYGVTMEERGVSKTVSMKFSHLRGDIEPQPENIAEAVRGTRLATA, from the coding sequence ATGCATCTCAAGGCGCTCAAGCTCCACGGTTTCAAGTCCTTCGCTGATCCGACCACTCTCCGCTTCGAACCCGGAGTCACGGCCATCGTGGGTCCCAACGGCTGCGGCAAGTCCAATGTCGCCGACTCCATCCGCTGGGTGCTCGGCGAACAGAGCGCCAAGGCCTTGCGCGGCGGCAAGATGCAGGATGTCATCTTCGAGGGCGCCGACACCCGCAAGCCCGCCCAGATGTGTGAAGTCTCGCTCGTCCTCACCGACTGCGAAAAGCAGCTCGGCAGCGAATTCCACGAAATCGAGATCATGCGCCGCGTCTATCGCGACGGCGGCGGCGAATATTTTTTCAACGGCCAGGCCTGCCGCCTGAAGGATATCCAGAAGCTCTTCATGGACACCGGCATCGGCCGGACCAGCTACTCGATCATGGCCCAGGGCCAGATCGACCAGATCCTCTCCTCCAAGCCCGAGGAACGCCGCGCCGTCTTCGAGGAGGCCGCCGGCATCACCAAGTACAAATCCCAGCGCAAGGAGGCCCTGCAAAAACTCGCCCTCACCGACCAGAATCTCGTCCGCGTGGCCGATGTCGTCGGCGAAGTCGGGCGCCAGATCGGTTCCCTCCGCCGCCAGGCCAGCAAGGCCCTCCGCTACAAAAAACTCTCCTGGCGCCTCCGCCACCTCGCCCTCGCCCACCACGGCTACCATCATGCGCAGGTCAGCGCCACCCTCGCCACGCTCGAGGAGCAGGTGATCAAGCTCCGCGCCTCCGCCGAAACCCGCCGCGTCCACCTCCAGCAGCAGCAATCCGCGCTCGAGGAGCAAAAAGCCCACCGCTCCCGCCTCAACCAGCGCGTGCAGGAAGCCCAGCAGGCCGTTTTCGACCTCCGCTCCGAAAAAGAGCAGGCCGAGAACGCCGCCAACCTCTCGCAGATCAAGCGCACCGGCCTCCTCGAACGCCTCGAATCCTCCCGCGTCAACCTCAACGAGCTCGAGATGCAGATCCGCGAGCTCGCCACCCAGGTCGACAGCGGCGCGCAGGACAAACAACAACAACTCACCCTCCTCGGCAGCTCCGACGCCGTCTTCCAGGACCGCAACCGCGAGCTTGGCGTAGTCGAAGCGGAACTACAGACGCTCGATCAGGAGCTCCAGCAGACCAAATTCCAGCTCCTCCAGTTCGAAAGCAACGTCGCCCGCCTCCGCACCGACGCCACCAGCTACGAGGTCGACCAGAAAACCTCCGCCCAGCGCCACGAAGCCCTCGCCGCCGATGTCGAGGCCATCCGCCAGCAGCAGGCCGCCGCCGCGCAAAACGTTTCCGACCGCGCGCAGCAAACCGAGGAAGCCCAGGTCGCCATCAGCCGCGCCCGGCAGGAATCGCAGGATGCCCAGGCCAGCCTCGCCGAGCTCACCCGCGAATTTCGCGACGCGCAAAAAAAGCTCCAGGAGATCGACCGCGTCCTCGCCCAGCGCACCGCCCGCCTCAAGCTCCTCCAGCAACTCCAGGAAAAATGGGAAGGCTTCGGCGAAGGCGCCAAGGCCATCCTCCAGGGCCGCCTCGCTCCTGCCCTCGGCGGCACCACCGCCACCCCGGTCAGCCGCGACCTCGAAGTCCGCCCCGAATACGCCAAGGCCATCGAGTCGCTCCTCGGCTCCGCCGTCGAAGCCATCCACGTCGCCGACCTCGCCACCGCGCAACGCATCCTCGCCGAACTCGAAACCGGACAAATCGGCGCCGCCGTCCTCCAGGTCGCCGTGCCGGGAATCGACCAGAGACCAGAGGCCGGACCGGGTGGCGCGGGCGTCCAGCCCGTGGACGGCGGCGAAGCCGCCGCCCACGCCACTCCTGTCGCCGCCCCTCTCCCCCCCGGCCTGCAGCCCGCCGCCGCCGCCCTCGCCGACCGCGATCCCGAGCTCCCGCCCCCCCCCGTCGTCGCGCTCCTCGGTTCCTGCTACATCGCCGACGACCTCCACGCCTTCCTCGACTACTGGCACGCCCACCCCGATTTCCAGTTCCTCGCCGTCGCCACCCGCAAGGGCGAAATCGTCGACCGCCGCGGTCTCGTCTTCGGTGGCTACTCGAAAAAACCCGGCAACAGCATCGTCCAGCGCGAAATCGACCTCCGCGAAACCGCCCGCCAGCTCGCCGAGGACCAGAAGCAGCACGACGAGCAGCGCGCCATCATCGACGCCATCAACGCCCGTCTCGCCGAAGCCGAGACCACCATCGAACAAAAACGCCAGGAAGTCCTCGACGCCACCGAAGCGCTCGCCTCCGCCCAGACCGAGGAGCGCAGCGCCGGCCGCGCCTACGAAGAGATCGTGACCCGCGCCACCCGCATGGAGAACGAACTCCAGGCCCTCGAAGCCGCCCGCCACGAGACGCAGGCCCGCTTCGAACGCGCCCGCGAACAACTCGCCGAAGGCGAACAGGCCGTCGAAGCCGGCCGCGTTCGTATCCACGAACTCGAGACGCGCACCGCCGAACTCCGTACTGCGCGCGACGTCAAGCGCGAGACCCTCGCCCAGGCCCGCCTCGAACTCGCCGAGCACCGCCAGCGCGTCGAAGTCCTCGATCGCGGCCTTGCCGACATGGAGCGCCGCCGCAGCCAGCTCAACGAAGTCCACATCCAGCGCCAGCAGGAGATCGAGACCTGGACCACGCAGATCGACCAGCTCGAGACCGAGGCCGAAGGCCAGCGCGCCCGCTCCGCGCAAATCGCCGAGACCCTCGTCGTCGCCCAGCAGCAAGTGGAGCAGATCCGCGCCGAGCTGGTCGAAGTCGAGCGGGCCATCGGCAGCGTCGAATCCTCGCAGGACGGCATCCGTACCGATGCCGAAAAATCCGCGGCCGATCTCAACCGCTGCGAGATCGACCTGGCCCAGAACCAGTCCCGAGCCCGGTTCATCGAGGAAGACGTGCAACGCGAATTCCAGATCCGCGTCGGCACCTGGGACTGGCGCGCCATGCTCTACCGCCACGACGACGATCCCCCCGACCTCCAGACCCTCGACCTCGACGAGGACGACGAAGACGCACCGGCCACCAGTAATAGTGAAAGTGGCAGTGACAGTGGCGCGGGCGTCTCGCCCGCAGACGGCGAAGCCGCCGGATCGGGTGGCACGGGCTTCCAGCCCGTGGACGGCGGCGAAGTCGCCGCCGCCCCCTCCCCGTCCGCCGCCACCGCCGAAACCGCAGCCGTCCCCGCTCCTCCCGTCCGCCGTCGCCGCAAGCGCGGGCCCAAATCCGACCCCACCGAAATCGACCTCGAGAAAATCGCCGACGCCCACACCGGCGACGCCGCTCCCGCCGCCTGGCAAGCCGTCAAGACGGAGATCGACGCCCTCCGCCAGCGCCTTGCCGGCATGGGCGCCGTCAACACCGGGGCCATCGAGGAATACGCCGAGCTCAAGCAACGCTACGACTTCCTCCGCACCCAGAGCGACGACCTCACCCATGCCAAGGCCGACCTGCTAAAAACCATCGACGAGATCAACCAGACCTCGATGGAGCAGTTCCAGATCACCTTCGACCAGATCAAGAAAAACTTCATCTACACCTTCCAGACCCTCTTCGGCGGCGGCGTCGCCAACCTTGAACTCGTCGTCACCGACGACATTCTCGAATCCGGCATCGAAATCACCGCCCAGCCGCCCGGCACCAAGCTCAAGTCCATCACCCTCCTCTCCGGCGGCCAGAAAACCCTCACCGCCGTCGCCCTCCTTTTCGCCCTCTACATGGTCAAGCCCTCCCCCTTCTGTCTCCTCGACGAACTCGACGCCCCCCTCGACGAGTCCAACATCGGCCGTTTCACCGATCTCCTCAAAAAGTTCATCGACTCCTCCCAGTTCATCATCATCACGCACAACAAACGCACGGTCGCCGCCGCTCACGCCATCTACGGCGTCACCATGGAAGAACGCGGCGTCTCGAAAACCGTTTCGATGAAATTCAGCCACCTCCGGGGCGACATCGAGCCCCAGCCCGAAAACATCGCCGAAGCCGTCCGCGGCACCCGCCTCGCCACCGCCTGA
- a CDS encoding type II secretory pathway protein, translating to MSLSHKKISAWYLQFAQQLEAGLPLIAAIRSNAGAPAAGREALASRLEQGEPFSNAIGSTGSWLPRDDRPFLATASSSGRLPRTLRNLSARHSQLAAASSRVVLACVYPVGVLHVALLMFPVLRMLDWEGGGFRWDGAAWLGSVACTLLPLWALAITARVLAKRESPLFDRALRLLPVLRRYRREQSLADFSFALGNLLEAGAPIGEAWATAGRASRSPVLDAAARSIRETVRQGRRPGDRLEEFSCFPNDFVTLYRTGEATGQLDADLLRLSDLHQESANASLRMATLFYPGLIFAAVVVVVGYHVIRFVSGYVNELNKLMG from the coding sequence ATGTCGCTCAGTCACAAAAAAATCTCGGCTTGGTACCTCCAGTTCGCGCAACAGCTCGAAGCCGGACTCCCGCTCATCGCCGCCATCCGCTCCAATGCCGGCGCTCCCGCGGCCGGCCGCGAGGCGCTCGCCAGCCGGCTCGAGCAAGGCGAACCGTTTTCCAACGCCATCGGCTCCACCGGCTCCTGGCTGCCGCGCGACGACCGGCCGTTTCTCGCCACCGCCTCGTCCTCCGGACGCCTGCCGCGCACCTTGCGCAACCTCTCCGCGCGCCACAGCCAGCTCGCCGCCGCGTCGTCGCGCGTGGTTCTCGCCTGCGTCTATCCCGTCGGCGTGCTCCATGTCGCCCTGCTGATGTTTCCCGTGCTGCGGATGCTCGACTGGGAGGGCGGCGGTTTCCGGTGGGACGGCGCCGCCTGGCTCGGCTCCGTCGCCTGCACGCTCCTTCCCCTCTGGGCGCTTGCCATCACCGCCCGGGTGCTCGCGAAGCGCGAGAGCCCGCTCTTCGACCGCGCGCTCCGCCTGTTGCCCGTCCTCCGGCGCTACCGGCGCGAGCAGTCTCTGGCCGATTTCAGTTTCGCGCTGGGCAACCTCCTCGAAGCCGGCGCTCCCATCGGCGAAGCCTGGGCCACCGCGGGACGCGCCTCCCGCTCGCCCGTGCTCGACGCCGCCGCCCGCTCGATCCGCGAAACCGTCCGGCAAGGCCGCCGGCCCGGCGACCGCCTGGAGGAGTTTTCCTGTTTCCCCAACGATTTTGTCACCCTTTACCGCACCGGCGAGGCGACCGGCCAACTCGATGCCGACCTTCTCCGCCTCTCCGATCTCCATCAGGAAAGCGCCAACGCCAGCCTGCGCATGGCCACCCTGTTTTATCCCGGCCTGATTTTCGCCGCGGTCGTCGTCGTCGTCGGCTACCACGTCATCCGCTTCGTCTCCGGCTACGTGAACGAGCTCAACAAGCTCATGGGCTGA
- a CDS encoding AraC family transcriptional regulator: MLRLRVSNHFRHPGQLPVRILAMARQEPMEVHRHEFAELAIVTAGAGEHLTEQGSYPVAAGDVFFIPPELPHGYARTQGLGLTNVLFLPSHLPEPGDELRAMPGWRALFELEPKYRDMHGAAGHLRLPPEELARTMALVRALDNECREYRPGGTTLVTAVFQQLLVMLARSYVPNAAEAGRRLLAVEKVIDHIDTRCTDELSLDTLARMAGMSLSTFKRAFRGVTGTSPIDYVMQARLGRACHLLRTSETSITDAALEAGFNDSNYFARVFRQRMGVTPRAWRREVTRRPPSAAVQGLEFRV; the protein is encoded by the coding sequence ATGCTTCGCCTGCGCGTCTCAAACCATTTCCGGCATCCCGGGCAATTGCCGGTGCGGATTCTGGCCATGGCCAGGCAGGAACCGATGGAGGTGCACCGGCACGAGTTTGCCGAACTGGCGATCGTCACGGCCGGGGCCGGGGAGCACCTGACGGAGCAGGGAAGTTATCCGGTGGCGGCGGGCGACGTGTTTTTTATCCCGCCGGAACTGCCGCACGGCTACGCGCGCACGCAGGGGCTCGGGCTGACCAACGTGCTTTTCCTGCCCTCGCACCTGCCGGAGCCCGGGGACGAGTTGCGCGCCATGCCCGGCTGGCGGGCGCTGTTCGAGCTCGAGCCGAAATACCGCGACATGCACGGCGCCGCGGGGCACCTGCGGCTGCCGCCGGAGGAACTGGCGCGAACCATGGCGCTGGTGCGCGCGCTGGACAACGAATGCCGCGAGTACCGGCCGGGCGGCACCACGCTGGTGACGGCCGTTTTCCAGCAACTGCTCGTCATGCTGGCGCGCAGCTATGTGCCCAATGCCGCCGAGGCCGGGCGCCGCCTGCTCGCGGTGGAAAAGGTGATCGACCACATCGACACCCGGTGCACCGACGAACTCTCGCTCGATACCCTGGCGCGGATGGCGGGCATGTCGCTGAGCACGTTCAAGCGGGCCTTTCGCGGGGTGACAGGCACCTCGCCGATCGATTACGTGATGCAGGCGCGGCTCGGGCGGGCGTGTCACCTGCTGCGCACTTCGGAAACGAGCATCACGGATGCGGCGCTCGAAGCGGGGTTTAACGACAGCAACTACTTCGCCCGCGTCTTTCGCCAGCGCATGGGCGTGACACCACGCGCATGGCGGCGCGAGGTGACGCGGCGGCCGCCTTCGGCGGCGGTTCAGGGTTTGGAGTTCAGGGTTTAG
- a CDS encoding signal protein PDZ, with the protein MMRRLVLAVLAAISPPVLMVATAVAATDVPPAPAGAISAADLPALWKDRVRCVVAVEFFTETELDRRPTIANALVVDTQGTLVLPAPVINVRTAPSQLKDFRVYLPGRPTGAYAKGEYLGQDSLSGWHFVRVEEKLRGELVPVTDFLAKAPLAEPAMAEEFWGIGLRGKDEDFLPYFMASRVSLVQSLPERTAISLSDVTAPGLPVFDREGHFAGVGLGGFGATYLQFSRTERGSPVMLMNVEETAVFQLAPDVLPWMKRVPASVSGRPIPTLGVYGVQPMDPEVATYLKLENRSGCVVSEVLDGGPAEAAGMKDRDIIVAIDGKPLPRFKPDSVIVGYFDREISRRQPGDKLALTVLRGTERVELTATVGEEPKLQREAERKYFDRLGLTVREFIFGDGVVRRVKRNEQRGVIAHFVKPNGPVASAGLRPDDWIQEVDGAEVKTYAEAVEKLGAIEADTARPEFVLLTSRNGETAVLRVKLK; encoded by the coding sequence ATGATGCGACGTCTTGTTCTTGCCGTTCTGGCGGCGATTTCCCCTCCGGTCCTGATGGTTGCCACTGCGGTCGCCGCCACCGATGTCCCCCCCGCTCCGGCGGGCGCGATCAGCGCCGCCGACCTGCCGGCCCTCTGGAAGGACCGCGTCCGGTGCGTGGTGGCGGTGGAGTTTTTTACCGAAACCGAACTCGACCGGCGCCCCACCATCGCCAACGCGCTCGTGGTGGACACCCAGGGCACGCTCGTCCTGCCCGCGCCGGTCATCAACGTCCGCACCGCGCCTTCGCAACTGAAGGATTTTCGCGTGTACCTGCCCGGACGCCCGACCGGCGCCTACGCGAAAGGCGAATACCTCGGGCAGGATTCGCTGAGCGGCTGGCACTTCGTGCGCGTGGAGGAAAAACTGCGCGGCGAACTCGTGCCCGTGACCGATTTTCTCGCGAAAGCGCCGCTCGCCGAACCGGCCATGGCCGAGGAGTTCTGGGGCATCGGCCTGCGCGGCAAGGACGAGGATTTCCTGCCGTACTTCATGGCCTCGCGCGTTTCACTGGTACAGTCGTTGCCCGAACGCACGGCGATCTCCCTCTCCGACGTGACGGCGCCGGGGTTGCCGGTGTTCGACCGCGAAGGGCATTTTGCCGGCGTGGGCCTCGGCGGCTTTGGTGCGACGTACCTGCAATTTTCCCGCACCGAACGCGGCTCGCCCGTCATGCTCATGAACGTCGAGGAAACCGCCGTGTTCCAGCTCGCGCCCGACGTGCTGCCGTGGATGAAGCGCGTGCCGGCCTCCGTCAGCGGACGGCCCATCCCGACGCTCGGCGTTTACGGCGTGCAGCCGATGGACCCGGAAGTGGCGACCTACCTGAAACTCGAAAACCGGTCCGGCTGCGTGGTCAGCGAAGTGCTCGACGGAGGGCCGGCCGAGGCCGCCGGGATGAAGGACCGCGACATCATCGTGGCCATCGACGGCAAGCCGCTGCCGCGTTTCAAACCGGATTCGGTGATCGTCGGCTATTTCGACCGCGAGATCTCGCGCCGCCAGCCGGGCGACAAGCTTGCACTCACGGTGCTGCGCGGCACCGAACGCGTGGAACTCACGGCCACGGTCGGCGAGGAACCGAAGCTGCAACGCGAGGCGGAGCGGAAATACTTCGACCGCCTGGGCCTGACCGTGCGCGAATTCATTTTCGGCGACGGGGTGGTGCGCCGGGTCAAGCGCAACGAGCAGCGCGGCGTGATCGCGCATTTCGTGAAACCCAACGGCCCGGTGGCCTCCGCCGGGCTGCGTCCGGACGACTGGATACAGGAAGTCGACGGCGCCGAGGTGAAAACATACGCCGAGGCGGTGGAAAAACTCGGCGCGATTGAGGCGGACACGGCGCGGCCGGAATTCGTGCTGCTGACGAGCCGCAACGGCGAGACGGCCGTGCTGCGCGTCAAGCTGAAGTAG
- a CDS encoding C4-dicarboxylate ABC transporter produces the protein MIPVDRKSRSGAFPVFPALSSHFSYLSPFSHLVLLALLSLATAAPLALAALPLPLAGELGGVLKIAGDTALPWQVTLAPLPPPAAGGGSGGYAVTAILRNDRSDGEDTLEVIVTGTLDASLRSGAWRVASARVDLGAWWPVIRAQSGLGAMLADWSAQGSATLAGEGVWQDGRPQGRVTLRVENARFFNLADAIEIDGVTLDVTCEDLQAFALAPGQRLAATRITAAGAEAKDAVIEFGMTADRTVRVTRAEVAALGGSVRVAPFAVDLASAQPRVSLSAEVGQVSLADLARLVPEALRDAQGRLGGNVSLTWSGSEGVRVTTGGLRVERETPAMLRMAAQPGFFTGNLPARFELLRFLGKSFSVDNPAWATLRSVEMGDLALQVESLDVTLMPDGPDGVRTAEVAIRAYPANRQAVKVITFRINVAGALARVLGFGLDSRVSMKAGAEAPAPED, from the coding sequence ATGATTCCCGTGGACCGCAAATCCCGGAGCGGCGCTTTCCCCGTCTTCCCGGCCTTGTCGTCCCATTTCTCTTATCTCTCCCCTTTCTCCCATCTCGTCCTCCTCGCCCTGCTGTCGCTGGCGACCGCCGCCCCGCTTGCGCTGGCCGCGCTGCCGCTCCCGCTGGCGGGCGAACTCGGCGGCGTGCTGAAGATCGCCGGCGACACCGCGCTGCCGTGGCAGGTGACGCTCGCCCCGCTGCCGCCGCCCGCCGCGGGCGGCGGCAGCGGAGGCTACGCGGTGACGGCGATCCTCCGCAACGACCGTAGTGACGGAGAGGATACGCTGGAGGTGATCGTCACGGGAACGCTCGACGCATCGCTGCGGAGCGGGGCATGGCGGGTGGCGTCGGCGCGGGTCGATCTCGGCGCCTGGTGGCCGGTGATCCGCGCGCAGTCCGGCCTGGGTGCGATGCTGGCGGACTGGTCGGCGCAGGGAAGCGCGACGCTGGCGGGCGAGGGTGTCTGGCAGGACGGGCGGCCGCAGGGGCGGGTGACGTTGCGCGTGGAAAACGCCCGGTTTTTCAATCTGGCCGACGCGATCGAGATCGACGGCGTGACGCTCGATGTGACATGCGAGGACTTGCAGGCATTCGCGCTCGCGCCCGGCCAGCGGCTGGCGGCGACCCGGATCACCGCGGCGGGAGCGGAGGCCAAAGACGCGGTGATCGAATTCGGCATGACGGCGGACCGGACCGTCCGGGTGACGCGCGCCGAAGTCGCGGCCCTCGGCGGGAGCGTGCGCGTGGCGCCCTTTGCGGTGGACCTGGCGTCGGCCCAGCCCCGGGTCTCGCTGAGCGCCGAAGTCGGGCAAGTGTCGCTGGCCGACCTGGCGAGGCTGGTGCCGGAGGCGTTGCGCGATGCGCAGGGGAGGCTGGGCGGAAACGTGAGCCTGACCTGGAGCGGGAGCGAAGGCGTGCGCGTGACGACCGGCGGCCTGCGGGTGGAACGCGAGACGCCCGCCATGCTGCGGATGGCGGCGCAGCCGGGATTTTTTACGGGCAACCTTCCGGCGCGGTTCGAGTTGCTGCGGTTTCTCGGCAAATCCTTCTCGGTGGACAATCCGGCCTGGGCGACCTTGCGCAGCGTGGAGATGGGCGACCTGGCCTTGCAGGTCGAGTCGCTGGACGTGACGCTGATGCCGGACGGTCCCGACGGGGTGCGCACGGCGGAGGTGGCGATCCGGGCGTACCCGGCGAACCGGCAGGCGGTGAAGGTGATCACGTTCCGGATCAATGTGGCCGGGGCGCTGGCCAGGGTGCTCGGCTTCGGTCTGGACAGCCGGGTGTCGATGAAGGCAGGCGCGGAAGCTCCGGCTCCGGAGGATTGA